A section of the Streptomyces sp. SCL15-4 genome encodes:
- a CDS encoding UPF0182 family protein, producing the protein MPDRGGGPTGPRIRAGRPSRKVRALLVTLGVLAVLGMVFTMFAGFWTDWLWYRSVHYSSVFTTTLSTKIGLFFVFGLLMAAVVGLNIWLAHRLRPPLSAMSLEQQSLDRYRMGIAPYKKWLLLAVTCLVGLIAGASAAGQWRTWLMWVNGVPFHQKDPQFHLDVAFYAFDLPWYRFLLGFGFAATVLCLIAAALTHYLYGGLRITSPGTRATAAATGHLSVLLGIFVALKAVAYWLDRYGLAVKSSDFKATDNWTGLRYVDANAYLPAKTILFCIAVICALLFFATLWRRTWQLPVIGFGLMVLSAILIGGLYPAIVQKFQVQPNEQAKEAPYVQKNLKATREAYGIDDTKVTAYDGEPTTSGKEKLRGDANDAASIRIIDPNIVSPTFQQRQEMKNYYGFPANLDVDRYPGKDGKEQDTVIGLRELDLAGVPKHNWINDHFRYTHGFGVVAAKGTEAKGGEPVFTEYDLPSKGDLGTYEQRIYYGEKTTTYSIVGGPQEEIDYSDNDAEKPTRYRGDSGVNLDNPLNRAAYALTFNEPQILYSGAIGKGSRILYNRTPKERVEAVAPWLTIDGDAYPAVVGDRIQWIVDAYTTTNGYPYSSRTTLGDTTADSLTATNNSRAVVAQQNQVNYIRNSVKATVDAYTGEVKLYQWNTEDPVLKTWMKAFPDTVQPKSAISDDLMDHLRYPQDLFKVQRELLTRYHVTDAETYLTGSEVWQVPNDPTNKSGNAVPPYYLSMKMPDQDKQAFSLSTTFTPNGRDNLAAFMSVDAEAGTSDYGKIRILKLPTRTTVDGPKQVQSKFNSNERIAASLKLLKGGDSDIEYGNLLTVPLDGGLLYVEPVYVRGGGLRLPLLRKVLVTYGTETAFENTLGEALDKVFGSKSPSTRPPGSGTGNPPGTGDPTVRKALQDAQKAFDAGQRALKDGPDWDAYAKAQDQLRDALEQAERAQTEAGEKAAGKNGEKAGGKNGDQADGKNGEKNKS; encoded by the coding sequence ATGCCGGACCGCGGCGGAGGCCCGACGGGGCCACGGATCAGGGCAGGCCGCCCGTCCCGGAAGGTCCGGGCGCTGCTCGTGACCCTGGGTGTCCTCGCCGTCCTCGGCATGGTGTTCACCATGTTCGCGGGCTTCTGGACGGACTGGCTCTGGTACCGGTCGGTGCACTACTCCTCCGTGTTCACCACCACCCTGTCCACGAAGATCGGCCTGTTCTTCGTCTTCGGCCTGCTGATGGCGGCCGTGGTCGGCCTCAACATCTGGCTCGCGCACCGGCTGCGGCCCCCGCTCAGCGCCATGTCCCTGGAGCAGCAGAGCCTGGACCGCTACCGCATGGGCATCGCGCCGTACAAGAAGTGGCTGCTGCTCGCCGTCACCTGCCTGGTCGGGCTGATCGCGGGCGCCTCGGCGGCGGGCCAGTGGCGGACCTGGCTGATGTGGGTGAACGGCGTCCCCTTCCACCAGAAGGACCCGCAGTTCCACCTCGATGTCGCCTTCTACGCCTTCGACCTGCCCTGGTACCGCTTCCTGCTGGGCTTCGGCTTCGCCGCCACCGTCCTGTGCCTGATCGCCGCCGCGCTCACCCACTACCTGTACGGCGGGCTGCGCATCACCAGCCCGGGCACGCGGGCCACCGCCGCCGCGACCGGCCACCTGTCGGTGCTGCTCGGCATCTTCGTCGCCCTGAAGGCGGTCGCCTACTGGCTCGACCGGTACGGCCTCGCGGTCAAGTCCAGCGACTTCAAGGCCACCGACAACTGGACCGGCCTGCGCTATGTCGACGCCAACGCCTATCTGCCGGCCAAGACCATCCTGTTCTGCATCGCCGTCATCTGCGCGCTGCTGTTCTTCGCCACGCTGTGGCGGCGCACCTGGCAGCTGCCCGTCATCGGCTTCGGCCTGATGGTGCTCTCGGCGATCCTGATCGGCGGCCTGTACCCGGCCATCGTGCAGAAGTTCCAGGTCCAGCCGAACGAGCAGGCGAAGGAGGCGCCGTACGTCCAGAAGAACCTGAAGGCCACCCGCGAGGCGTACGGCATCGACGACACCAAGGTCACCGCCTACGACGGCGAGCCCACGACCTCGGGCAAGGAGAAACTGCGCGGCGACGCGAACGACGCGGCGAGCATCCGGATCATCGACCCGAACATCGTCTCGCCGACGTTCCAGCAGCGCCAGGAGATGAAGAACTACTACGGCTTCCCGGCCAACCTGGACGTCGACCGGTACCCCGGCAAGGACGGCAAGGAACAGGACACGGTCATCGGGCTGCGCGAACTGGACCTGGCCGGCGTCCCGAAGCACAACTGGATCAACGACCACTTCCGCTACACGCACGGCTTCGGCGTCGTGGCCGCCAAGGGCACCGAGGCCAAGGGCGGCGAGCCGGTCTTCACCGAGTACGACCTGCCGTCCAAGGGCGACCTCGGCACCTATGAGCAGCGGATCTACTACGGCGAGAAGACCACCACCTACTCGATCGTCGGCGGTCCCCAGGAGGAGATCGACTACTCCGACAACGACGCCGAGAAGCCGACCAGGTACCGCGGCGACAGCGGCGTCAACCTCGACAACCCGCTCAACCGGGCCGCGTACGCGCTGACCTTCAACGAGCCGCAGATCCTGTACTCGGGCGCGATCGGCAAGGGTTCGCGGATCCTGTACAACCGCACGCCCAAGGAGCGCGTGGAGGCGGTCGCCCCCTGGCTGACCATCGACGGCGACGCCTACCCGGCGGTCGTGGGCGACCGCATTCAGTGGATCGTCGACGCCTACACCACCACCAACGGCTACCCGTACTCCTCCCGTACGACCCTGGGCGACACGACGGCCGACTCGCTGACCGCGACGAACAACTCCCGCGCGGTGGTGGCCCAGCAGAACCAGGTCAACTACATCCGCAACTCGGTCAAGGCGACGGTCGACGCCTACACCGGCGAGGTCAAGCTCTACCAGTGGAACACCGAGGACCCGGTGCTGAAGACCTGGATGAAGGCGTTCCCGGACACCGTGCAGCCGAAGAGCGCGATCTCCGACGACCTGATGGACCACCTGCGCTACCCGCAGGACCTGTTCAAGGTGCAGCGCGAACTGCTCACCCGTTACCACGTGACGGACGCCGAGACGTATCTGACCGGCAGCGAGGTCTGGCAGGTGCCCAACGACCCGACCAACAAGTCGGGCAACGCGGTGCCGCCGTACTACCTGAGCATGAAGATGCCGGACCAGGACAAGCAGGCGTTCTCGCTGTCGACGACGTTCACGCCCAACGGGCGGGACAACCTGGCCGCGTTCATGTCCGTCGACGCGGAGGCCGGCACCAGCGACTACGGCAAGATCAGAATCCTGAAACTGCCGACCAGGACGACGGTCGACGGGCCCAAACAGGTGCAGAGCAAGTTCAACTCCAATGAGAGGATCGCCGCTTCGCTCAAGCTCCTCAAGGGCGGCGACTCCGACATCGAGTACGGCAACCTGCTGACCGTGCCGCTGGACGGCGGACTGCTGTACGTGGAGCCCGTCTACGTCCGCGGCGGCGGACTCAGGCTGCCGCTGCTGCGCAAGGTCCTGGTCACCTACGGAACCGAGACCGCGTTCGAGAACACCCTCGGCGAGGCGCTGGACAAGGTCTTCGGCTCGAAGAGCCCGTCCACCAGGCCACCGGGGTCCGGGACCGGGAACCCGCCCGGCACCGGCGACCCGACCGTCCGCAAGGCGCTCCAGGACGCCCAGAAGGCCTTCGACGCCGGGCAGCGGGCGCTGAAGGACGGGCCGGACTGGGACGCGTACGCCAAGGCGCAGGACCAGCTCCGGGACGCGCTGGAGCAGGCCGAGCGGGCCCAGACCGAGGCCGGCGAGAAGGCCGCCGGGAAGAACGGCGAGAAGGCCGGCGGGAAGAACGGCGACCAGGCCGACGGGAAGAACGGCGAGAAGAACAAGAGTTGA
- a CDS encoding zinc-dependent metalloprotease, which produces MSDTPFGFGLPPEEPEDGDEGKKKDQQSGGGQGPANPFGFGGLPGAGGFGGPGADNPLAAMFGSLNPSDLGAAFQQLGQMLSYEGGPVNWDMAKQIARQTVAQGAPDGTKDASVGPSERRAVEEAVRLADLWLDDATSLPSGSASAVAWSRAEWVEATLPAWQELVDPVAERVGAAMGDVLPEEMQAMAGPLIGMMRSMGGAMFGTQIGQAVGVLAGEVVGSTDIGLPLGPARKAALLPANVEAFGKDLGVPQEEVRLYLALREAAHQRLFAHVPWLRSHLFGAVDGYARGIKVDTAKLEDVVGQFDPQNPEQLQDALQQGMFQPEDTPEQKAALARLETALALVEGWVDAVVHAAAKPRLGSADALRETLRRRRATGGPAEQTFATLIGLELRPRRLRDASRLWASLTDARGVDGRDGLWAHPDMLPTATDLDDPDGFVHREQMDFSELDKMLGEAAGGGHGKPDLRKKDDEAEDADEGKGDDAE; this is translated from the coding sequence GTGAGTGACACCCCATTCGGTTTCGGCCTTCCGCCGGAGGAGCCGGAGGACGGCGACGAGGGCAAGAAGAAGGACCAGCAGAGCGGTGGTGGGCAGGGACCGGCGAATCCGTTCGGTTTCGGCGGCCTGCCCGGAGCCGGCGGCTTTGGCGGCCCCGGCGCCGACAACCCGCTCGCAGCCATGTTCGGCTCGCTGAACCCCAGCGACCTGGGCGCGGCCTTCCAGCAGCTCGGCCAGATGCTCTCGTACGAGGGCGGGCCGGTGAACTGGGACATGGCCAAGCAGATCGCACGCCAGACGGTCGCCCAGGGCGCGCCGGACGGCACCAAGGACGCCAGCGTCGGCCCGTCCGAGCGCCGGGCCGTGGAGGAGGCCGTCCGCCTGGCCGACCTGTGGCTGGACGACGCGACGTCCCTGCCGTCGGGTTCCGCCTCGGCGGTGGCCTGGTCCCGGGCGGAGTGGGTCGAGGCGACCCTGCCCGCCTGGCAGGAGCTGGTCGACCCGGTCGCCGAGCGGGTCGGCGCGGCCATGGGCGATGTCCTGCCGGAGGAGATGCAGGCCATGGCGGGCCCGCTGATCGGCATGATGCGCTCGATGGGCGGCGCCATGTTCGGCACGCAGATCGGGCAGGCCGTGGGCGTGCTCGCGGGCGAGGTCGTCGGCTCCACCGACATCGGCCTGCCGCTGGGCCCGGCCCGCAAGGCCGCCCTGCTCCCGGCCAACGTGGAGGCCTTCGGCAAGGATCTGGGCGTGCCGCAGGAGGAGGTGCGGCTCTACCTCGCCCTGCGCGAGGCCGCCCACCAGCGTCTGTTCGCGCATGTGCCGTGGCTGCGCTCGCACCTGTTCGGCGCGGTCGACGGCTATGCGCGCGGCATCAAGGTCGACACGGCCAAGCTGGAGGACGTGGTCGGCCAGTTCGACCCGCAGAACCCCGAGCAGTTGCAGGACGCGCTCCAGCAGGGCATGTTCCAGCCGGAGGACACGCCCGAGCAGAAGGCGGCCCTGGCCCGCCTGGAGACCGCTCTGGCGCTCGTGGAGGGCTGGGTGGACGCGGTGGTGCACGCGGCCGCGAAGCCGCGCCTGGGGTCCGCCGACGCGCTGCGCGAGACGCTGCGCCGCCGGCGCGCGACCGGCGGCCCGGCGGAGCAGACGTTCGCCACGCTGATCGGCCTGGAGCTGCGTCCGCGCCGGCTGCGCGACGCCTCCCGGCTGTGGGCGTCGCTCACGGACGCGCGCGGGGTCGACGGCCGGGACGGTCTGTGGGCCCACCCGGACATGCTGCCCACCGCGACCGACCTGGACGACCCGGACGGTTTCGTGCACCGCGAGCAGATGGACTTCTCCGAGCTGGACAAGATGCTCGGCGAGGCGGCGGGCGGCGGCCACGGCAAGCCGGACCTACGCAAGAAGGACGACGAGGCCGAGGACGCCGACGAGGGCAAGGGCGACGACGCCGAGTGA
- a CDS encoding SDR family oxidoreductase has product MSSPDPQVRAARNRSTSPAVRGPVVAVTGAAGGVGALLTERLAASGEIKEVVAIDERRGECAEARWHILDVRDPAIADKLRGTDVVVHLALDLDLETDPAARTAYNVRGTQTVLTAAAAAGVRRVVLCTSAMVYGALPDNELPLSEDAELRATAEATGVGDLLEIERLARRAPRAHPGLNVTVVRPAVLVGGTDTALTRYFESPRLLVVAGSRPAWQFCHVEDLCSALEYAVLEKADGELAVGCDGWLEQEEVEELSGIRRMELPSAVALGAAARLHRIGLTPSPAGDLAYTMYPWVVSGSRLHDAGWRPKWTNEEVLAELLEEVSGRRTVVGRRLGRKDATAAGAAGATVALLGAAAVVRRARKARRRV; this is encoded by the coding sequence GTGAGTTCCCCAGATCCGCAGGTTCGCGCAGCGCGAAACCGTTCAACCTCTCCCGCCGTGCGCGGGCCCGTCGTCGCGGTGACCGGCGCGGCCGGCGGGGTCGGCGCCCTGCTCACCGAGCGGCTCGCCGCCTCCGGGGAGATCAAGGAGGTCGTCGCGATCGACGAGCGGCGCGGCGAGTGCGCCGAGGCCCGGTGGCACATCCTCGACGTGCGCGACCCGGCCATCGCGGACAAGCTGCGCGGCACCGACGTGGTCGTCCACCTCGCCCTCGACCTCGATCTGGAGACCGACCCGGCGGCGCGCACGGCCTACAACGTCCGGGGGACCCAGACCGTGCTGACGGCCGCCGCGGCGGCCGGGGTGCGCCGGGTGGTGCTGTGCACCTCGGCGATGGTCTACGGCGCGCTGCCGGACAACGAACTTCCCCTCTCGGAGGACGCCGAGCTGCGCGCCACCGCCGAGGCGACCGGGGTCGGCGACCTGCTGGAGATCGAGCGGCTGGCCCGGCGCGCCCCGCGCGCGCATCCGGGGCTGAACGTCACCGTGGTCCGGCCGGCCGTCCTGGTCGGCGGTACCGACACCGCGCTGACCAGGTACTTCGAGTCGCCGCGGCTGCTGGTCGTGGCCGGGTCGCGGCCCGCGTGGCAGTTCTGCCACGTCGAGGACCTGTGCAGCGCCCTGGAGTACGCCGTGCTGGAGAAGGCCGACGGGGAACTGGCCGTCGGCTGCGACGGGTGGCTGGAGCAGGAGGAGGTCGAGGAGCTGAGCGGGATCCGGCGGATGGAGCTGCCGTCGGCGGTCGCCCTCGGCGCCGCGGCCCGGCTGCACCGGATCGGGCTCACCCCGTCCCCGGCGGGTGACCTGGCCTACACGATGTACCCCTGGGTGGTCAGCGGCAGCCGGCTGCACGACGCCGGATGGCGGCCGAAGTGGACCAACGAGGAGGTGCTGGCGGAGCTGCTGGAGGAGGTGTCCGGGCGGCGCACGGTCGTCGGGCGGCGCCTGGGACGCAAGGACGCGACGGCGGCGGGCGCGGCGGGCGCGACGGTGGCCCTGCTGGGCGCGGCGGCTGTCGTACGGCGGGCCAGGAAGGCGCGGCGGCGCGTCTGA
- a CDS encoding Fur family transcriptional regulator — protein sequence MSDLLERLRGRGWRMTAQRRVVAEVLNGEHVHLTADEVHARAVAKLPEISRATVYNTLGELVSLGEVLEVATDKRAKRYDPNAHRPHHHLVCARCGAIRDVHPNGNPLADLPDTERFGFTVSDVEVTYRGLCPDCAGA from the coding sequence ATGAGCGACCTTCTGGAACGGCTGCGTGGACGCGGATGGCGGATGACCGCGCAGCGGCGCGTGGTGGCCGAGGTCCTGAACGGCGAGCACGTCCATCTGACCGCCGACGAGGTGCACGCGCGCGCCGTCGCGAAGCTGCCCGAGATCTCCCGGGCGACCGTCTACAACACCCTGGGCGAGCTGGTCTCGCTCGGTGAGGTGCTGGAAGTCGCGACGGACAAGCGTGCCAAGCGGTACGACCCGAACGCGCACCGGCCGCACCACCATCTGGTGTGCGCCCGCTGCGGCGCGATCCGCGACGTCCACCCGAACGGCAACCCCCTCGCCGACCTCCCCGACACCGAGCGCTTCGGCTTCACGGTGTCGGACGTCGAGGTGACGTACCGGGGACTGTGCCCGGACTGCGCGGGCGCCTGA
- a CDS encoding sel1 repeat family protein yields the protein MDVMGDKATLFESGRFVQPSGTESARDELADMGEAAEETRLALAAQSGDAEAASVLGAMLLRRGDLDAAEPHLRAATAAGDRAAANNLGVLLHQRGYPEEAAGWWRIAAVAGSAAAAHALGRYHRERGDEPAAEYWLRQSAEQGHVLGAYALADLLEHRGDAGARHWMRSAAERGHREAAYRLARALDRATGQEEDRPGEASASDSGAAEAEQWYRQAAARGHRKAALQLGAILERRGELREAGRWYLTSAKDGEPRAACALGFLLRDAGDTESAAVWWLRAAQEGDGNAANALGALHAERGETQTAERWYRAALDAGDDNGAYNLGLLCAEQGRTAQAEQWYRRAAYAGHREAANALAILLLQGGDTSGAEPWFSKAAEAGSVDAAFNLGILYAGRGEERMALRWYERAAAAGHAEAALQVGIARLREGDEQEAERHLRCAAGGGSAEGAYRLATLLDARRPPEPAHELGEIVHEKTECEEWYERAAGQGHRRAQVRVGMLAAARGDVVQAARWYRTAAEAGSRNGAFNLGLLLAREGSEPEAAVWWTRAADAGHGRAALRMALVYARRGELAEGQRWADRAVELGPAEVAERAGRLRDALREELSA from the coding sequence ATGGACGTTATGGGGGACAAGGCAACTCTGTTCGAGTCGGGGCGATTTGTGCAGCCTTCGGGTACGGAGTCGGCCCGCGACGAGTTGGCGGACATGGGGGAGGCCGCCGAGGAGACGCGGCTGGCGCTCGCCGCGCAGAGCGGTGACGCCGAGGCGGCCAGTGTCCTGGGCGCGATGCTGCTGCGCCGCGGCGACCTGGACGCGGCCGAGCCCCATCTGCGCGCCGCCACCGCGGCCGGTGACCGGGCCGCCGCCAACAACCTCGGCGTCCTGCTGCACCAGCGCGGCTACCCGGAGGAGGCGGCCGGCTGGTGGCGGATCGCCGCCGTGGCCGGGTCCGCCGCCGCGGCCCACGCCCTCGGCCGCTACCACCGCGAGCGCGGGGACGAGCCGGCCGCCGAGTACTGGCTGCGCCAGTCCGCCGAGCAGGGCCACGTCCTCGGCGCCTACGCCCTCGCCGACCTGCTGGAGCACCGCGGCGACGCCGGCGCCCGGCACTGGATGCGCTCCGCCGCCGAACGCGGGCACCGCGAGGCCGCCTACCGGCTGGCCCGGGCGCTCGACCGGGCCACCGGACAGGAGGAGGACCGGCCCGGAGAGGCGAGCGCCTCCGACAGCGGTGCCGCGGAGGCCGAGCAGTGGTACCGGCAGGCCGCCGCGCGCGGCCACCGCAAGGCCGCGCTCCAGCTCGGGGCGATCCTGGAGCGGCGCGGGGAGCTGAGGGAGGCCGGGCGGTGGTACCTGACCTCCGCCAAGGACGGCGAGCCGCGGGCCGCCTGCGCCCTCGGCTTCCTGCTGCGCGACGCCGGCGACACCGAGAGCGCCGCCGTCTGGTGGCTGCGCGCCGCCCAGGAGGGCGACGGCAACGCGGCCAACGCGCTGGGCGCGCTGCACGCCGAGCGCGGCGAGACCCAGACCGCCGAGCGCTGGTACCGGGCCGCGCTGGACGCCGGTGACGACAACGGCGCCTACAACCTCGGGCTGCTCTGCGCCGAGCAGGGCCGCACCGCACAGGCCGAGCAGTGGTACCGGCGGGCCGCCTACGCCGGGCACCGGGAGGCCGCCAACGCGCTGGCCATCCTGCTGCTCCAGGGTGGCGACACGTCCGGGGCCGAGCCGTGGTTCTCCAAGGCGGCGGAGGCCGGAAGCGTGGACGCCGCGTTCAACCTCGGCATCCTCTACGCCGGACGGGGCGAGGAGCGGATGGCCCTGCGCTGGTACGAGCGGGCCGCCGCCGCCGGGCACGCCGAGGCCGCGCTGCAGGTCGGGATCGCCCGGCTGCGCGAGGGCGACGAACAGGAGGCCGAGCGGCACCTGCGCTGCGCCGCCGGGGGCGGCAGCGCGGAGGGCGCATACCGGCTGGCCACCCTGCTCGACGCGCGCCGGCCGCCGGAGCCCGCGCACGAGCTGGGGGAGATCGTGCACGAGAAGACCGAGTGCGAGGAGTGGTACGAGCGGGCCGCCGGCCAGGGGCACCGGCGGGCGCAGGTCCGGGTCGGGATGCTGGCCGCCGCCCGGGGGGACGTCGTGCAGGCGGCGCGGTGGTACCGCACGGCGGCCGAGGCCGGCTCCCGCAACGGCGCCTTCAACCTCGGACTGCTGCTCGCCCGCGAGGGCAGCGAGCCGGAGGCGGCGGTGTGGTGGACCCGGGCCGCCGACGCCGGCCACGGGCGGGCGGCTCTGCGGATGGCCCTGGTCTACGCGCGTCGCGGCGAGCTGGCGGAGGGGCAGCGCTGGGCCGACCGGGCGGTGGAGCTGGGTCCGGCGGAGGTGGCCGAGCGGGCGGGCCGGCTGCGCGACGCGCTGCGGGAGGAGCTGTCGGCGTGA
- a CDS encoding NUDIX hydrolase has translation MSLYDDAVLVLKGYEDQEELRRSYLDHLAAHPDGMWKACDAGHVTASALVVDPERGRVLLTLHRKLRMWLQMGGHCEPGDPTLAAAALREATEESGIRGLALLPGGPVRLDRHPIPASCNRHFDVQYAVLAPPGSVQEISEESLDLRWFAYDEVADVADASVVRLLEATRARL, from the coding sequence GTGAGCCTGTACGACGACGCGGTCCTGGTCCTGAAGGGGTACGAGGACCAGGAAGAGCTGCGCCGGTCGTACCTGGACCACCTGGCGGCCCACCCGGACGGCATGTGGAAGGCGTGTGACGCCGGCCACGTCACGGCCAGTGCCCTGGTCGTCGATCCGGAGCGCGGCCGGGTGCTGCTCACGCTGCACCGCAAGCTGCGGATGTGGCTCCAGATGGGCGGCCACTGCGAGCCGGGCGACCCGACCCTGGCGGCGGCGGCCCTGCGCGAGGCGACGGAGGAGTCCGGGATCCGGGGCCTGGCCCTGCTGCCCGGCGGTCCGGTGCGGCTGGACCGGCATCCGATCCCGGCGTCCTGCAACCGGCACTTCGACGTCCAGTACGCGGTCCTGGCCCCGCCCGGCTCGGTGCAGGAGATCAGCGAGGAGTCCCTCGACCTGCGCTGGTTCGCCTACGACGAGGTGGCCGACGTGGCCGACGCGTCGGTCGTGCGCCTGCTGGAGGCCACGCGCGCCAGGCTCTGA
- a CDS encoding PPA1309 family protein: MSNTPMAASPLTRAVLEIDEYVSGLGWDRPARLFALVDTARLRAQEPSLAAQLGLGDESETVGLTPIEQDEVPSGKPLDEFLATIAWPDAVTGCALTVERLMLPPSAETQVPSDLDEVRLAEWVARHPARQEVRMTVAVLRDGSRESALRLREKDTPTEVLTGPDLVPGLADALAATFAD; this comes from the coding sequence ATGTCCAACACTCCCATGGCAGCGAGCCCGCTCACCCGGGCCGTACTCGAGATCGACGAGTACGTCTCCGGCCTCGGCTGGGACCGGCCCGCTCGCCTTTTCGCCCTCGTAGACACCGCACGGCTGCGGGCTCAGGAACCTTCGCTCGCGGCTCAGCTGGGCCTCGGGGACGAGTCCGAGACCGTCGGTCTCACCCCGATCGAGCAGGACGAGGTCCCCTCCGGCAAGCCGCTGGACGAGTTCCTCGCCACCATCGCCTGGCCCGACGCGGTCACCGGCTGCGCGCTCACCGTGGAGCGGCTGATGCTGCCGCCGTCCGCCGAGACCCAGGTCCCCTCCGACCTGGACGAGGTCCGGCTGGCCGAGTGGGTCGCCCGGCACCCCGCGCGCCAGGAGGTCCGCATGACGGTGGCCGTGCTGCGCGACGGCAGCCGCGAGTCGGCGCTGCGGCTGCGCGAGAAGGACACCCCGACGGAGGTCCTGACCGGTCCCGACCTGGTGCCGGGCCTGGCGGACGCGCTGGCGGCGACGTTCGCGGACTGA
- a CDS encoding PDZ domain-containing protein has protein sequence MPRRTVTMLASTLMLIALLCAGVLIPVPYAEMSPGPTVNTLGEHDGEPVLQISGHKTYPADGHLNMTTVRVTGADFRMNLVEAVYGWLAHDSKIVPHDTLYPDGKTEEQSSQENAEEFSQSQESAKVAALKELHIPVKSWVIVSTVVKGSPAEGRLHAGDVIKAVDGTAVGKPGDVAKLVTKHKPGQDVVFTIVPAKEQAAAEKAHRPAAGTRDITITTRASDDSGAKRAIVGISAGTDHTFPFTVDIKLADVGGPSAGLMFALGIYDKLTPGSLTGGAFVAGTGTIDDNGTVGPIGGIEMKTVGARDKGARYFLTPADNCAAAAKDTPDGLTLVKVKTIGDALDALEDIRGGDTAALPKCAAKS, from the coding sequence ATGCCACGCCGCACCGTGACGATGCTCGCCTCGACCCTGATGCTGATCGCGCTCCTGTGCGCGGGAGTGCTCATCCCCGTGCCGTACGCGGAGATGTCCCCCGGCCCCACCGTGAACACGCTCGGGGAGCACGACGGCGAGCCGGTGCTGCAGATCTCCGGACACAAGACGTACCCGGCCGACGGCCACCTGAACATGACCACCGTGCGGGTCACCGGTGCCGACTTCCGGATGAACCTCGTCGAGGCCGTCTACGGCTGGCTGGCCCACGACAGCAAGATCGTGCCGCACGACACGCTCTACCCGGACGGCAAGACGGAGGAGCAGTCCAGCCAGGAGAACGCCGAGGAGTTCAGCCAGTCCCAGGAGAGCGCCAAGGTCGCCGCCCTGAAGGAACTGCACATCCCGGTGAAGTCCTGGGTGATCGTCTCCACGGTCGTCAAGGGCTCCCCGGCCGAGGGCAGGCTGCACGCCGGCGATGTGATCAAGGCCGTGGACGGCACGGCGGTCGGGAAGCCGGGCGACGTCGCCAAGCTGGTCACCAAGCACAAGCCCGGCCAGGACGTCGTCTTCACGATCGTCCCCGCCAAGGAGCAGGCCGCCGCGGAGAAGGCCCACAGACCGGCGGCCGGCACGCGGGACATCACGATCACGACCCGCGCTTCCGACGACAGCGGCGCCAAGCGGGCCATCGTCGGCATCTCCGCCGGGACCGACCACACCTTCCCGTTCACCGTCGACATCAAGCTCGCCGACGTCGGCGGCCCCAGCGCCGGCCTGATGTTCGCCCTCGGCATCTACGACAAGCTCACCCCGGGCAGCCTCACCGGCGGCGCGTTCGTCGCCGGCACCGGCACCATCGACGACAACGGCACGGTCGGCCCGATCGGCGGCATCGAGATGAAGACCGTCGGCGCGCGCGACAAGGGCGCCCGGTACTTCCTGACGCCCGCCGACAACTGCGCGGCGGCGGCCAAGGACACCCCGGACGGCCTCACCCTGGTCAAGGTGAAGACCATCGGCGACGCGCTGGACGCGCTCGAGGACATCCGCGGCGGGGACACCGCGGCCCTGCCGAAGTGCGCCGCCAAGAGCTGA
- a CDS encoding molybdenum cofactor biosynthesis protein MoaE, whose product MALTNDHPGERAAADPVKLIAVRETPLSVDEVFRAVGDAAAGGIALFVGTVRNHDGGADVDALGYSCHPSAEAEMRRIAEEVAADHPVRALAAVHRVGDLRVGDLAVVVAVACPHRAEAFDACRKLIDDLKHEVPIWKHQKFSDGTEEWVGAC is encoded by the coding sequence ATGGCACTCACGAACGACCACCCGGGCGAGCGGGCGGCTGCGGATCCCGTCAAGCTGATCGCCGTCCGGGAGACACCGCTCTCCGTGGACGAGGTTTTCCGCGCCGTCGGGGACGCGGCGGCCGGCGGCATCGCGCTGTTCGTGGGCACCGTGCGCAACCACGACGGCGGCGCCGACGTGGACGCCCTCGGCTACTCCTGCCACCCCAGCGCCGAGGCCGAGATGCGGCGGATCGCCGAGGAGGTCGCCGCCGACCATCCCGTGCGGGCGCTGGCGGCCGTCCACCGGGTGGGCGACCTGCGGGTCGGGGATCTCGCCGTGGTCGTCGCCGTGGCGTGCCCGCACCGCGCGGAGGCCTTCGACGCCTGCCGCAAGCTGATCGACGACCTCAAGCACGAGGTGCCCATCTGGAAGCACCAGAAGTTCTCCGACGGCACCGAGGAGTGGGTGGGGGCCTGCTGA